GataaccccctcctgttagactgtttgaggtaacttacttttttattctttcttacttctcttctaatatttatatctgtgcacttgcagTGCTAGTGTGACaccaatttcctttgggatcaataaagtacctacCTATAtcatgttgcaattgtacaagtTATCAGCaagaccacacttgcagtattgtgcacagtttcgGTCACTTACCCaagttggaaagagtacagaaaaatttcacaaggatgttaccggtAATAGAGGGCTCGAGTTACAATCAGAGATTGGTACTGTTTTCCCCTgcagtgtcagaggctgaggggtgacattAGAGGCCAATAAAATCACAAGCagacaactactgttggcagaatttcggaTGGTGACAAGCAGGCATACAGCAGTGAGATAAATCAGCGGCCGAGCAGTGTCACCACAACAACTTcatactcaacatcagcaagaccaaagaattgattgtggacttcagaaagggcaagatgagggaacacacaccagtcctcagggggatcagcagtggaaagggtgagcaacttccTGGGCATCAccatctgaggatctatcctgggatcaatatattgatgcaattacaaagaaggcacatcatttcattagaagtttgaggagatttggtacgtcaccaaaaacactcacaaatttctacagattaacGATGgaaacttctccatggattgtcaccttgttgtggtggagaggcttgtgtacTCCTGaaatcccgagagcaatgccgtctggagctatgctcctggtagggttacGCATGAAGGTAAGGTccagggtgaggtccctgacaaagtacaatccaaccaagacctcaacgatggaacaggcagacgaagttactttgaacttaacggccgtgaaggcagatgaaggctgcaacaaatccatcagctccaatcgtcatggtttccatgccattggaatcagttggttaatttatgaagtatcatgtgcttcttggagtgcaacatcaagtacacgttaaacaaatacacacacaggcatcttcgctctgtgggccacttcttcagaatgaagaccatcatcctcgacctcgagggatagccatgacgacgaTGAACCATGGAGAGCGTTTTAACTGGCTTCATCACTACCCGGTATGGAAGAGTCAgtacacaggatcaaaataagccgcagaaagttgtgaactcacagctccatcatgggcaccagtcttCCTGTCCTCCaggacatcatgaaggatctccacccacccccaaatcacccaggacatgccctgttctcattgctaccatcaggaaggaggtacaagagcctgaagacacatactcaataattcaggaacagcttcttgccgtCCGCCATCTGATTtgtgaatggatattgaacccatgatcactatcCCACTTTTACacaacttacttaatttaactattttaatatgcatctacttactgtaatttagttatcatttttgtactgctgccacatagcaCGTATTGCTGATATAAAACATGCTCCTGAGGCAAGATTAATAGTCTTTTCCAAGCGTCAGCAAGTCTAAACTGGAGGGCAGAGATTTAAAGCAAGCAGGGTAAAATTTAAGTGGGACCCAGGGGGCCAGTTTTCCCACTATGCACGGGGTAGTGGgattgtggaatgggctgccagaggaagtagtggaGTAGATACAATGACAACATTTAAGGCATAGGATAGGGAAGGTTTGAGAAGGATACAGACCAAATGGAGACAAAGGGGATTAGCTCAGGTGGGCAGTCTGGTCAGGGTGGGCAGGCTGAGCCAAAGGGTCCGTTACTGAACAGCAAGACCCCTTGACTCTGCTCAGAACTCTCCCTCCAAAGATCAGAGCCTAGAATATTTTTACAGTACGTATTGATCATAAAGTGCTCAAACAGGGATGCAGAGTCAAGACAAGAGTTGGAGCAGAGTCTGCTTCTGCCCCTGAGTACTACACCAAGCTACATCAGGTGGCTGGGTTCCAGCTGGGACAGCTGGTCAGAGGCATGTGTAAGGGAGCAGGTTAAAAGGAAGAGGTGGATTTGACCAGAGATTCCGAGGGTAAGCCCACATCTTTGGGATGGCATGGTGTGTAGCGGCtggcgtaatgctattacagtgccaatgGCACAGTTTCATTTCCCtatgctctctgtaaggagcttatacgttctccccatgaccgtgtgggtttcctccgggtgctctggtttcctcccacattccaaagatgtacgggttagtaggttaattggccacgtgggtgtaattggggggTGTGGGCTCGTTCATCCGGAAGGGCCAGTTACTATGGTATATCTCCAGATAAATAAAATGGTCTGCAGGTCTGTAGTTGTACAGAAGTCCAGAACTGGTTTGGAGGGCTGGAAAGAATTAGAGGATTTGTGGCAATTTACAGAGTGATGAGCAAATTTAAGATATTGATCGCTGGGCAGGGTGCAGCTTGGAACCATACCCTGAGCGTGCCCATTCCCCAGGCATTACCTAGTGTGTTCCATCCCGAGCCAGTACTCTGCCTCCTCCTGCCTTCCCTGCAGCTTCCCCAGTCACAGCACGCACAGATGCCAGCAGGGCCTTCCACCGGAAACCACCTGAAAGCAGATGAGAACCTGAGAAACTCCCCTCGGGTGAGCCACAGATGTCAAACATGGGAACTCTTACCGACTGGCTGCCCTGTGGAAGGTGCAGGCCTTGTTGACAGAATCAGCTCTTGCGTCTATTGCAGACACTCTCAGGCGGCAGGTGATGAAAATCTACAAGGCACGAACACACACAAGTCAGGCTCTCAGATCAGTCCCGTCTTCACCGACACCGGGTCTAAGCCCCCGAACTCAGgggcagcagatgctggaaatctggaacagcacaaaatggtggaggaactcggcaggtcaggcagtgtctatggaggggaTTGGGCCAGGACCTTTTACCAGGAGGCTCAGCCAGAAATATTGATTGTGTATTCCTCTCTGAAAAAAAGCAACTATATATTGTAACATATACgtatatgctttgataataaatatactttgagatGTTCAAACCACTCCCTTCTTGTCACCAACTTTGCTCTCAGTAAAGTCCAtttctcattaataccatcaATATCCCTCAGGCCCTCCCTTGAACCCCTGCAGGCACCCAAACTTACAGAGCTACCAGCTTCAAGGAGCCGAAACGTATCGAGCCTCATCTGGAGCTTGTTCGGGTCTGCTCTCGGCGACACAAAAACAGACAAGGAGCCGGCAGATCTGCTATCCAGCAGGCAGCTGAAAGTAGAGGGGAGTCAGTGTGGCAGCAAGACCAGTTTACGGGCCATCGCGCTGTGCCAGCAGCAGGTCCTCACCCGTTGAAGCCCAGGAGATGACGTCTGGGAGCAGAGTCCTTATCCGGAGTTGGTGTTGCCACGCAGCTGTCAACGTACAGCCTGACGGGGAGGCATTTGGCATTCACAGAAGCTTCAATATGGATGAAGTCACCCAGCTGGTAACTGCTGGAGGACCGCTCCTCACGCCAGTCGTCTAGGGAAAATACCGGACAGCGTGTCACAgcaaaacagtgaaatgcaacgtCTGCGTTGACTACAAACATGAACTTAGTGCATGCTggaggcagtctgcaagtgtcaccacacataccAGCGCCAACTTAGCATGTGCAACATGCTCACCAAACAGCAGCAAAATAGGCCacattccttcctccctccctccctcgcaAGCAGCCCTCCTACCCCAGGACAGTCCATTTTTGGCCTAAAGCAGACCTGGACACTCAGGGGCATGGCCATTGGGCCTCGACATCCGACCGACCTTTAGGCTTCATTTTTGCTTTTGACCCCAGGACTCACTGACGGCAATGAATGAGGGCTCCCCGCCAACTCCAGGCCTCAAACTTCAGACTGTCGGATGACCAGAACCCCAAACGCTAGGCTACAAACTCTGGTGTCACTGACCCATGTGCCTAGGGAGTCACCTCCacttggcaccatcttgaccgtCCATGGTTAAagaccacgcccccccccccccacaaaccctcCAATCCAGCTGCCACCAACTCAGGCCTTACCACTCATGAGATGCAAAGAGTACCATGGCAACGCCCATTTGGACCGTGGAGAGCTCAGTGGTGTCCAGGTAAGGCCTGTTTGCTtgtcaccaatcaccttcctgtCAAAAAAGGAACCAACCGTCAACTCCTCAGTCTCCGTTTTGCAAGCTAGATGAAGAGTGCATGCGCACGGTGGGGATCAGGCAAAGGCGTTACCTGGGGTAATGGCACTCAATGCCAGCTATAGCCAGACTCGATGTCACAGTGGCAGATGCAGCTGCCCTCGGCCTGAGGTACAGGTGGGTGGAATAGATGAGTCGATGCGCGGAGACCTGAAACATATAAGGATTGGTCTCAGGCCCTAAAACCGAGTGTAgaggagggaggatgagaggcagaAACTAAAGTGGGGGGTAGGGGTGGGGCCGGGCACGTTGGAGAGAAAGCACATACTGAGATCCT
The DNA window shown above is from Mobula birostris isolate sMobBir1 chromosome 5, sMobBir1.hap1, whole genome shotgun sequence and carries:
- the LOC140197306 gene encoding zona pellucida sperm-binding protein 3-like, with the protein product MTSSPTSQPITAWCGDQTLLVRVRLTLLGTERLVRALELRLGAAGCSPVWADPQTDTVLFYTNLSECGILVKVSAHRLIYSTHLYLRPRAAASATVTSSLAIAGIECHYPRKVIGDKQTGLTWTPLSSPRSKWALPWYSLHLMSDDWREERSSSSYQLGDFIHIEASVNAKCLPVRLYVDSCVATPTPDKDSAPRRHLLGFNGCLLDSRSAGSLSVFVSPRADPNKLQMRLDTFRLLEAGSSIFITCRLRVSAIDARADSVNKACTFHRAASRWFPVEGPAGICACCDWGSCREGRRRQSTGSGWNTLASQSEDDQLQMEGEVQIGPLEILSASLQDPVPRVWLGSQNISHAEEAPGHGEVTNKTLLISMVLVGVVALLLSGLLVGGVVICGALTFFSLYHKLARLSV